One Polynucleobacter sp. MG-5-Ahmo-C2 genomic window carries:
- a CDS encoding sterol desaturase family protein translates to MDLSSITSAISSAYGSVQEFLFANIVGPLLYQFDLMSWAEDVFDGIDWFLFGCIQIFLIIVVLRTWERIAPAEKQERFAKTSRADVVYTLFHRLGIFHGLIFIALSGFFFEIDSVLHDFRFDRFNVESWWPGVTSIPVVSFLVYLVLLDFVEYLYHRASHAFNWWWQLHALHHSQTVMTAWSDNRNHILDDSMRAVVMALFALLFGVSPGQFIILIALSQFIQSWQHANIKVHLGKAQYLLISPMFHRMHHAVGYGHEAIGKPGVLGGCNFGILFPWWDMLFKTAIFPKEVYPTGVRYLEVSQNILTQQWQGLARSVKELMPK, encoded by the coding sequence ATGGATTTAAGTTCAATCACTTCAGCAATCTCTAGCGCTTACGGCAGCGTCCAGGAGTTTTTATTTGCCAATATTGTTGGACCACTTTTGTACCAATTCGATTTGATGTCTTGGGCGGAAGATGTATTTGATGGTATCGATTGGTTTTTATTTGGCTGCATACAGATTTTCTTGATTATTGTTGTGCTCAGAACTTGGGAGCGTATTGCGCCCGCCGAGAAACAAGAGCGTTTTGCTAAGACTAGTAGGGCGGATGTGGTCTATACCTTGTTCCATCGTCTTGGTATTTTTCATGGCCTGATCTTTATTGCGCTGTCAGGATTCTTCTTTGAGATTGACTCCGTCTTGCACGATTTCCGCTTTGATCGTTTTAATGTGGAGTCTTGGTGGCCCGGGGTGACCTCAATACCCGTGGTCAGTTTTTTGGTTTATTTGGTGCTGCTCGACTTCGTAGAGTATCTCTATCACCGCGCATCCCATGCGTTTAATTGGTGGTGGCAGTTGCATGCGCTGCACCACAGTCAAACGGTCATGACTGCTTGGTCTGATAATCGCAATCACATACTAGATGACAGCATGCGTGCTGTAGTAATGGCACTATTTGCTCTTCTATTTGGAGTTTCCCCAGGACAATTCATCATCTTGATTGCATTGAGTCAATTTATTCAGAGTTGGCAGCATGCCAATATCAAAGTCCACTTGGGTAAGGCGCAATATCTTTTGATATCGCCGATGTTTCATCGTATGCACCATGCAGTGGGCTATGGCCATGAAGCGATCGGTAAACCTGGTGTGCTTGGAGGTTGTAATTTTGGTATTTTGTTTCCTTGGTGGGATATGTTGTTTAAAACTGCTATCTTCCCGAAAGAGGTCTATCCTACAGGGGTCAGATACTTGGAGGTATCGCAAAATATTCTGACCCAGCAATGGCAAGGTCTTGCGCGCTCAGTTAAAGAGCTCATGCCAAAGTAA
- a CDS encoding EI24 domain-containing protein, with the protein MVGLPQVFKSFGLALVGTIHPRMLWLSLRPFFIVSILWGCLIWLTWTPALAVLSEFLTHSLFTNWIQEGLIWAGFENARAWIAPLFFVMLIIPLITISLLVLIAFSTVPTIVKMVVRQAHYQDLACKRGGGLFGGMVYTLWSALICLALVMLTLPVWWVPPLVAVLPPLLWGWLTMRLMSYDVLAKHASVEERDQLLEKYRWPLLTMGIVSGMLGAVPTFFWATSALALVLFPIVSFIALWIYSLIFVFAGLWFSHFLLDALKELRQEELDQALTVQAHVVDMELPYHGQ; encoded by the coding sequence ATGGTTGGACTGCCGCAAGTATTTAAATCATTTGGATTGGCTCTAGTGGGGACGATTCATCCAAGGATGTTGTGGCTTAGCTTGCGACCATTCTTCATTGTATCGATTCTCTGGGGTTGCCTTATTTGGCTGACGTGGACTCCAGCGCTAGCGGTACTTAGCGAGTTTCTGACTCACTCCCTGTTTACGAATTGGATTCAAGAAGGTTTGATCTGGGCTGGTTTTGAAAACGCTAGAGCATGGATTGCCCCGTTATTTTTTGTGATGCTCATTATTCCGCTAATCACGATTAGCTTATTGGTACTGATTGCATTTTCAACTGTACCCACCATCGTAAAGATGGTAGTCAGGCAAGCGCACTACCAAGATTTAGCGTGCAAGCGGGGCGGCGGTTTATTTGGCGGCATGGTTTACACCTTGTGGTCAGCGCTCATTTGCCTTGCTTTAGTCATGCTGACATTGCCGGTGTGGTGGGTGCCTCCATTGGTAGCAGTGTTACCACCACTTCTTTGGGGGTGGTTAACCATGCGTCTCATGTCGTATGACGTCTTGGCTAAACACGCGAGCGTTGAAGAACGTGATCAGCTATTGGAAAAATATCGTTGGCCATTACTCACGATGGGTATTGTTTCTGGGATGCTTGGTGCTGTTCCTACCTTTTTCTGGGCTACATCTGCATTAGCCTTAGTTCTATTCCCAATTGTTAGCTTTATTGCTCTTTGGATTTATTCTTTGATCTTTGTGTTTGCCGGCCTTTGGTTCAGCCATTTCTTATTAGATGCCTTAAAAGAGTTACGACAAGAAGAATTGGATCAAGCCTTAACAGTGCAAGCGCATGTAGTGGATATGGAACTTCCCTATCATGGCCAATGA
- a CDS encoding molybdopterin-binding protein, translating to MKKVEIDLAKDAPTGAQRRFGLIVIGDEILSGRRQDKHMATLIELLNERGLSLAWAKYVADDPEQITATLKESFASGDVVFSTGGIGATPDDHTRQCAALALGTTTQLHPTAQELIAGRIQSMAEGDPIKADLNTPENQHRFKMGEFPIGSDIIPNPYNQIPGFRIKEHHFVPGFPVMAAPMMAWCLDTHYKDLFHQENWAEQSFIVPKGIESTLTPLMERIEANFPGVKVFSLPSVGDPSKGGVYAQRHIELGIKGNANLLESAWIALRTGTQALGYDIHDIS from the coding sequence ATGAAAAAAGTGGAAATAGATCTAGCAAAAGATGCGCCAACTGGGGCACAACGTCGCTTTGGCTTAATTGTGATTGGTGATGAGATTCTCTCTGGCCGTCGTCAAGATAAACATATGGCGACCTTGATTGAGCTTCTCAATGAGCGCGGCTTAAGCTTGGCATGGGCAAAATATGTCGCCGATGATCCTGAGCAAATTACTGCAACACTCAAAGAAAGTTTTGCCAGTGGCGATGTGGTGTTTAGTACCGGCGGTATTGGTGCAACACCGGATGATCACACACGTCAATGCGCTGCATTAGCGCTCGGCACTACAACGCAATTGCATCCCACTGCACAAGAGTTGATAGCAGGCCGCATTCAGTCTATGGCAGAAGGCGATCCCATCAAAGCAGATTTAAATACACCTGAGAACCAACATCGTTTCAAGATGGGTGAGTTTCCGATTGGTAGCGACATCATTCCTAATCCTTATAACCAGATTCCAGGTTTCCGAATTAAAGAGCATCACTTTGTTCCTGGCTTTCCGGTGATGGCTGCACCGATGATGGCGTGGTGTTTGGATACACACTACAAAGATCTTTTTCATCAAGAGAACTGGGCAGAGCAGAGTTTCATTGTTCCTAAGGGCATTGAATCAACCTTAACCCCCTTAATGGAGCGTATAGAGGCCAATTTCCCGGGGGTAAAGGTCTTCAGCCTTCCTTCGGTTGGAGACCCTAGCAAGGGCGGTGTTTATGCCCAGCGCCACATTGAGTTAGGCATTAAAGGTAATGCCAATCTGCTAGAAAGCGCCTGGATCGCTCTCAGGACGGGCACCCAAGCGCTCGGTTACGACATCCACGATATCAGTTGA
- the glnA gene encoding type I glutamate--ammonia ligase: MTKTVADVMKLVKEKECTFVDFRFVDTKGKEQHTTVPISAFDEDKFESGHAFDGSSIAGWKGIEASDMLLKPDPTAAYIDPFYEEPTLVLTCDVIEPADGKGYDRDPRSIAKRAEAYLKSTGLGDAAYFGPEPEFFIFDGVRWGADMQGCFVKIDSEEAPWSSALEVEGGNTGHRPGKKGGYFPVAPVDTFQDMRSEMCLILESLGIPVEVHHHEVAGQGQNELGTKFSTLVQRADWTIWQKYVVQNVAHAYGKTATFMPKPVVGDNGSGMHVHQSVWKNGENLFAGNGYAGLSEFALYYIGGIIKHAKALNAITNPGTNSYKRLVPGFEAPVKLAYSARNRSASIRIPHVSSPKGRRIETRFPDPLANPYLAFSALLMAGLDGVQNKIHPGEAADKNLYDLPPEEDAKIPTVCASLEEALDALKKDHEFLTRGGVFTESMLDAYINLKMEDVTRFRMTTHPIEFDMYYSL, from the coding sequence ATGACGAAGACCGTCGCTGATGTGATGAAGTTAGTTAAAGAGAAAGAATGTACTTTCGTTGATTTCCGCTTTGTGGATACAAAGGGTAAAGAACAACACACGACTGTACCTATTTCTGCTTTTGACGAAGATAAATTTGAGAGCGGTCATGCATTTGACGGTTCTTCTATCGCTGGCTGGAAGGGTATTGAAGCTTCTGACATGTTGCTCAAACCAGATCCAACCGCTGCTTACATCGACCCATTCTATGAAGAGCCAACATTGGTATTGACTTGCGACGTGATCGAGCCAGCTGACGGTAAAGGTTACGACCGTGACCCACGCTCTATTGCAAAACGCGCTGAGGCGTACTTGAAGAGCACCGGTTTAGGTGATGCTGCTTACTTTGGCCCAGAGCCAGAGTTCTTTATTTTTGATGGCGTTCGTTGGGGTGCCGACATGCAGGGTTGCTTCGTGAAGATTGATTCCGAAGAGGCTCCATGGTCTTCTGCTCTTGAAGTTGAAGGTGGTAATACAGGTCACCGTCCAGGTAAAAAAGGCGGCTACTTCCCAGTTGCTCCTGTAGATACATTCCAAGACATGCGCTCTGAGATGTGTTTGATTCTTGAATCATTGGGTATTCCAGTGGAAGTTCATCACCATGAGGTTGCTGGCCAAGGTCAAAATGAATTGGGCACCAAGTTCAGCACATTGGTACAACGCGCTGACTGGACTATCTGGCAAAAATATGTTGTTCAAAACGTTGCCCATGCTTATGGCAAAACAGCAACTTTCATGCCTAAGCCAGTAGTTGGTGATAACGGTTCTGGTATGCACGTTCACCAATCTGTTTGGAAGAATGGCGAGAACTTGTTTGCTGGCAATGGTTATGCTGGTTTGTCAGAGTTTGCTCTCTACTACATCGGCGGCATCATCAAGCATGCTAAAGCATTGAACGCGATTACAAACCCAGGTACAAATTCATACAAGCGTTTGGTTCCAGGCTTTGAAGCTCCAGTGAAATTGGCTTACTCAGCACGTAACCGTTCTGCTTCTATCCGTATTCCACACGTTTCAAGTCCTAAGGGCCGTCGTATCGAAACGCGCTTCCCTGATCCATTGGCTAACCCATACTTGGCATTCTCTGCCTTGTTGATGGCTGGTTTGGATGGCGTTCAGAACAAGATTCATCCGGGCGAAGCTGCTGATAAGAACTTGTATGACTTGCCGCCAGAAGAAGATGCAAAGATTCCAACCGTTTGCGCAAGCTTGGAAGAGGCATTGGATGCACTGAAGAAAGATCATGAGTTCTTGACTCGTGGTGGTGTATTTACTGAGTCTATGCTTGATGCCTATATCAATTTGAAGATGGAAGATGTCACACGTTTCCGTATGACAACTCATCCAATCGAATTTGATATGTATTACTCCCTGTAA
- the glnL gene encoding nitrogen regulation protein NR(II): MLRNSFKGAATAAPFFPTLLDQMPNAIVVFEAENQQLIYVNPAAESALDLSRKSLEGQSVHDLFGGNEALNKMISEVKLGHFVAQRQEVVLHSMPGSIHQEFIQAHIVVAALEDPDLLMMEWFPIDQQLRSERDERVTQQVEANKQLMRNLAHEIKNPLGGIRGAAQLLEFELAEKGLREYTQVIIKESDRLQTLVDRLLAPHRKAHVIEAFNVHEALERVRSLVLAEFPQGLKIIRNYDTSLPDVMGDREQLIQATLNIVHNAAQALSEEISAGIAQIELKTRVARSVTIAKQRYKLAMDLHVIDNGPGIPEEIIERIFFPLVSGREGGSGLGLTLAQTFVQQHQGFIACDSRPGRTDFHIQIPYRRQERAS; the protein is encoded by the coding sequence CTGTTGCGCAATTCGTTCAAGGGAGCAGCTACGGCTGCTCCTTTTTTTCCGACATTGCTTGATCAGATGCCCAATGCCATCGTGGTATTTGAGGCCGAGAACCAACAATTGATTTATGTGAATCCAGCTGCAGAGTCAGCACTGGACCTCTCCCGTAAATCACTTGAGGGTCAGTCTGTGCATGATTTATTTGGCGGCAATGAAGCATTGAACAAGATGATTTCTGAGGTGAAGCTAGGTCATTTTGTGGCCCAGCGCCAAGAGGTGGTTTTGCATTCGATGCCAGGTAGTATTCATCAGGAATTCATTCAGGCGCACATTGTGGTTGCTGCTCTAGAGGATCCAGATCTTTTGATGATGGAATGGTTTCCTATCGATCAGCAGTTACGCAGTGAGCGTGATGAGCGCGTCACGCAACAAGTCGAAGCGAATAAGCAATTAATGCGTAATTTGGCGCATGAGATAAAAAATCCATTGGGCGGAATACGTGGGGCAGCTCAATTATTAGAGTTTGAGTTAGCTGAAAAAGGTTTGCGGGAGTACACGCAAGTCATTATTAAAGAGTCTGATCGTTTGCAGACTCTGGTAGATCGACTGCTGGCACCGCATCGTAAGGCTCATGTGATTGAAGCATTCAATGTGCATGAAGCGCTTGAACGGGTGCGCAGCCTCGTGTTGGCAGAGTTCCCTCAGGGCTTAAAGATTATCCGTAACTACGATACTAGTCTGCCTGATGTGATGGGTGATCGTGAGCAACTTATTCAGGCAACACTCAATATTGTGCACAACGCGGCACAGGCCTTATCTGAAGAGATCAGTGCTGGTATTGCTCAAATTGAATTAAAAACACGGGTGGCACGTTCTGTCACGATTGCAAAGCAACGCTATAAGTTGGCGATGGATTTACATGTGATTGATAACGGCCCCGGTATTCCAGAAGAAATTATTGAGCGCATTTTCTTTCCCTTGGTCTCTGGGAGAGAAGGGGGTAGCGGCCTGGGTCTGACTTTGGCACAAACCTTCGTTCAGCAGCATCAGGGCTTTATTGCTTGCGATAGCCGCCCTGGACGTACCGATTTCCACATTCAAATACCATACCGTAGGCAGGAGAGAGCATCATGA
- the ntrC gene encoding nitrogen regulation protein NR(I) gives MKPIWIVDDDQSIRWVLEKALARENIPHKSFSNPNDVLNALEKESPQVLISDIRMPRGNGLDLLQHVKASHPHLPVIIMTAYSDLDSAVSSFQGGAFEYLTKPFDVEKAVELIHRAVEQGIRNDSGAKELTAWRQDATEIIGQAPAMQEIFRAIGRLAQSHATVLITGESGTGKELVAHALHKHSPRAKGPFVSLSTSAVPKDLLESELFGHERGAFPGAQTLRRGRFEQADGGTLFLGEIGDLPFDLQTRLLRVLSDGHFYRIGGQDPIKANVRMIASTHQNLDTRVAAGFFREDLLHRLNVIRLRMPSLRERSEDIPMLARHFMLICAKSLAVEPKKLSDEVLKEMSTMPFPGNVRQLENLCHWLTVMTPANIIGVSDLPADIVAEASEQPIILHGESSPTNPATAKIAAGDWESGLGRLAAKMLQDGDKEVYDALCSRFEKAVLQAALEVTRGRRVEAAQRLGIGRNTITRKLQELGIDD, from the coding sequence ATGAAACCAATTTGGATCGTCGACGATGACCAATCAATACGCTGGGTTCTAGAAAAAGCCTTGGCGCGAGAGAATATCCCGCACAAGAGCTTCTCTAATCCCAATGATGTGCTTAATGCCCTCGAGAAAGAATCTCCCCAGGTTCTCATCTCCGATATCCGCATGCCTCGTGGTAATGGCTTAGATTTGTTGCAACATGTAAAGGCCAGCCATCCTCATTTGCCTGTCATTATCATGACGGCCTATTCAGATTTGGATTCTGCGGTGTCATCCTTTCAGGGTGGTGCATTTGAGTACCTCACAAAACCCTTTGATGTCGAAAAAGCAGTTGAGTTAATTCATCGTGCAGTGGAGCAGGGAATCCGGAATGATTCTGGCGCTAAAGAGCTGACTGCGTGGAGACAAGATGCTACAGAAATTATTGGCCAAGCACCTGCGATGCAAGAGATCTTCCGTGCGATTGGCCGTTTGGCTCAATCTCATGCAACTGTGCTGATTACTGGTGAGTCTGGTACTGGCAAAGAGCTGGTGGCGCATGCTTTGCATAAGCACAGCCCAAGAGCCAAAGGTCCATTTGTGTCACTGAGTACTTCAGCTGTTCCTAAGGATCTTCTTGAGTCAGAACTCTTTGGTCATGAGCGTGGCGCCTTCCCAGGTGCGCAGACATTACGTCGGGGTCGTTTTGAGCAAGCCGATGGCGGAACTTTATTTTTAGGTGAAATTGGCGACCTGCCGTTTGATTTGCAAACCCGTCTCCTGCGCGTTTTATCTGATGGTCATTTTTATCGTATTGGTGGTCAAGATCCAATTAAAGCAAACGTGCGCATGATCGCCTCTACACATCAAAATTTGGATACTAGGGTGGCCGCAGGATTCTTCCGTGAAGACTTATTGCATCGCTTGAATGTGATTCGCCTGCGCATGCCTTCATTGCGCGAGCGCAGTGAAGATATTCCGATGTTGGCAAGACACTTCATGCTGATCTGCGCTAAATCATTGGCTGTAGAGCCTAAAAAACTTTCTGATGAAGTTTTAAAAGAAATGAGCACAATGCCATTTCCAGGTAATGTTCGTCAATTAGAAAACTTATGCCATTGGCTTACAGTAATGACACCTGCCAATATCATCGGTGTGAGTGATTTACCCGCTGATATCGTTGCTGAAGCAAGCGAGCAGCCAATCATCTTGCATGGTGAATCCTCTCCGACAAACCCGGCTACTGCAAAAATAGCTGCAGGCGATTGGGAAAGTGGGCTTGGACGTCTAGCAGCGAAGATGCTGCAAGATGGCGATAAAGAGGTTTACGATGCGCTATGCTCACGGTTTGAGAAGGCAGTATTGCAAGCAGCCTTAGAGGTAACGCGTGGACGTAGAGTAGAGGCTGCGCAACGCCTTGGCATTGGGCGCAATACGATTACACGTAAATTACAGGAACTGGGGATAGATGACTGA
- the xth gene encoding exodeoxyribonuclease III has product MTDSIRIAAWNVNSLKVRLPHVLRWLQDQEKKNQPIDALCLQELKLTDDKYPHQELEAAGYLSIAAGQKTYNGVAIIVRKAALAAIASDTTTSFLKPTRNIPNYQDEQQRILAATIPFVGTKPIRLVSAYFPNGQSPDSDKFIYKLDWLSKLQTWLTEELQQNQRLALLGDFNIAPEDQDVHDPKAWEGQNLVSPPERNAFQDLMNLGLHDSFRMFEQAPKTYSWWDYRMMGFRRNAGMRIDHILLSEALKEKCSASIVDKEPRAWEQPSDHAPVIATIKKA; this is encoded by the coding sequence ATGACTGATTCAATCCGAATTGCGGCGTGGAATGTGAATTCCCTAAAGGTTCGCCTTCCACACGTACTTCGTTGGTTGCAAGACCAGGAGAAAAAGAATCAGCCGATTGATGCCTTATGCTTGCAAGAACTCAAGCTTACGGATGATAAGTATCCCCACCAAGAGCTGGAAGCAGCCGGCTACCTGAGTATCGCTGCTGGGCAGAAAACTTATAACGGTGTTGCTATCATCGTTCGCAAAGCAGCGCTAGCAGCAATTGCTTCTGACACAACAACGTCTTTTCTAAAACCCACCAGAAATATCCCAAACTACCAAGATGAGCAGCAGCGCATATTGGCTGCAACCATTCCGTTTGTAGGCACTAAACCTATTCGATTGGTCTCAGCCTACTTCCCAAACGGGCAGTCACCTGATAGCGATAAGTTCATTTACAAACTGGATTGGTTAAGCAAACTTCAAACCTGGTTAACAGAGGAGTTACAACAAAACCAGCGGCTAGCCCTTTTAGGCGACTTTAATATTGCGCCAGAAGACCAAGATGTGCATGACCCCAAAGCGTGGGAGGGGCAGAATCTGGTTTCGCCACCAGAAAGAAATGCTTTCCAAGATTTAATGAATCTTGGATTACATGATTCCTTCAGGATGTTTGAGCAAGCACCCAAAACTTACAGTTGGTGGGACTATCGCATGATGGGCTTTAGAAGAAATGCCGGTATGCGCATTGACCACATTCTCTTAAGTGAAGCGCTTAAGGAAAAGTGCAGTGCCAGCATAGTCGACAAAGAGCCTAGAGCCTGGGAGCAACCATCGGACCATGCCCCGGTGATTGCCACTATTAAAAAAGCTTAA
- a CDS encoding glutathione S-transferase encodes MPILYSYRRCPYAMRARMALKYAGIELEHREIALREKPKAMLLASSKGTVPVLCIDGQVIDQSLDIIHWALDKSDPDGWKNVDESMANCWIEKNDGQFKILLDQYKYPNRYPGLNQDEVLNTTLELMLKPIEIALQANPYLMGNKLSWVDVAIFPFIRQFAGVNPPRFAALPLTATRRWLTQHIESQLFQSVMEKHPTWID; translated from the coding sequence ATGCCAATTCTGTATTCCTATCGAAGATGTCCGTATGCCATGAGGGCGCGTATGGCATTAAAGTATGCAGGCATAGAACTTGAGCATCGAGAGATTGCCCTAAGAGAAAAGCCGAAAGCGATGCTCCTAGCATCATCTAAAGGCACTGTTCCTGTACTGTGTATCGATGGACAAGTCATTGACCAAAGCTTAGACATCATCCATTGGGCATTGGATAAATCGGATCCCGATGGCTGGAAGAATGTTGATGAGAGTATGGCCAACTGCTGGATCGAGAAAAATGACGGCCAGTTCAAAATACTGCTTGATCAATACAAATATCCCAATCGGTACCCAGGGCTTAATCAAGATGAGGTCCTCAACACCACGTTAGAGTTGATGCTTAAACCCATTGAGATTGCATTACAGGCAAATCCATATTTAATGGGTAATAAGCTGTCTTGGGTAGATGTAGCTATCTTTCCATTCATCCGACAGTTTGCTGGCGTCAACCCACCAAGATTTGCAGCGCTGCCACTTACCGCAACAAGGAGGTGGCTTACTCAACATATCGAATCACAGTTATTTCAGTCGGTGATGGAGAAACATCCCACCTGGATAGATTAG
- a CDS encoding M3 family metallopeptidase, which produces MTTALFTLPAALQNNPLLTFGRGIAAYSEVKPEHIAPAIQFLLQHAQNAVNTATDPKTPSSWSNLAEPLEDATEALGRSWGVISHLNSVADTAELRAAYGEILPEVTAFFSSLGQNLALYQKFKELKNSPDFAKLNRAQKKVIENSLRDFRLGGAELSDADKPRFSAIQDEQAVLGKAFSDHVLDATDGFVHLVTDKSDLAGLPEDAIAAAADTAQQKDLQGWAFTLHFPSYYPVMQYSENRELRRLMYQAYVTRSSELAPQYGKGKLDWDNTQNMLDQLRLRDEEARMLGFANYAALSLAPKMANTVDEVDLFLTNFAIKSKPFAQKDWQELCEFAKAELGFADGLEPWDIPFAAEHLKQARYSFSENELKQYFPLPKVLDGLFQVIQTLFNVKIEATDLPTWHADVQSFAVKDQTGKIRAYFYLDPYARPGKRGGAWMDDARGRRELPNGEIQIPVAYLVCNFAPPVKVDGVLRQPTITHDDVITLFHESGHGLHHLLTQVSALGVSGINGVEWDAVELPSQFMENFCWEWEVLEKMTAHAQTGKPLPRELFDKILAAKNFQNGLATLRQIVMSLTDWRLHSSFDAKAAKGHAVLDVSRSIADEYNIIPQPEVSRWINSFSHIFAGGYAAGYYSYKWAEVLSADAYSAFEEASKLTGSVLDVKTGTRYREEILEVGGSRPAAESFKAFRGREPSIDALLRHGGLA; this is translated from the coding sequence ATGACTACAGCCCTCTTTACCCTACCCGCCGCATTACAGAATAACCCGCTTCTGACTTTTGGTCGTGGCATTGCCGCCTACTCGGAAGTAAAACCAGAGCACATCGCACCTGCCATTCAGTTTTTGCTCCAGCATGCGCAGAATGCTGTAAATACTGCGACCGATCCCAAGACGCCGTCAAGCTGGAGCAATCTGGCAGAGCCTTTAGAAGATGCAACTGAAGCGTTGGGTAGATCATGGGGCGTTATCTCTCACCTCAATAGCGTAGCCGATACAGCAGAGTTGCGAGCCGCCTATGGAGAAATACTACCAGAGGTCACTGCATTCTTTTCTAGTCTTGGACAAAACTTAGCGCTCTATCAGAAATTTAAAGAGCTCAAAAATAGTCCTGATTTTGCAAAGCTCAATCGTGCTCAGAAGAAAGTGATTGAAAATTCTTTACGGGATTTTCGTCTAGGCGGCGCAGAGTTGAGCGATGCTGATAAGCCGCGCTTCTCTGCAATCCAAGATGAACAAGCTGTACTAGGCAAAGCATTTTCAGATCATGTTTTAGATGCGACCGATGGCTTTGTTCATTTAGTTACCGATAAATCTGATCTTGCTGGACTACCAGAGGATGCTATCGCTGCAGCGGCAGATACTGCGCAGCAGAAAGATCTGCAAGGCTGGGCTTTTACCTTGCACTTTCCTTCCTACTATCCAGTAATGCAGTATTCCGAGAACCGAGAGCTGCGTCGCCTGATGTATCAAGCCTATGTGACCCGCTCATCAGAGTTAGCGCCGCAATACGGCAAAGGTAAGCTCGACTGGGATAACACGCAGAACATGTTAGATCAATTACGTCTACGCGATGAAGAGGCGCGCATGCTGGGGTTTGCAAATTACGCAGCCTTAAGTTTGGCGCCAAAGATGGCCAATACCGTTGATGAGGTAGATCTCTTTCTAACCAACTTTGCCATCAAATCAAAACCTTTTGCTCAGAAAGATTGGCAAGAACTTTGTGAGTTTGCTAAAGCAGAATTAGGATTCGCAGATGGGCTAGAGCCTTGGGATATTCCATTTGCTGCTGAACACTTAAAGCAAGCGCGTTATTCATTCTCCGAGAATGAACTTAAGCAATACTTCCCATTACCAAAAGTCCTAGATGGTTTATTCCAAGTTATTCAGACATTGTTTAACGTCAAGATTGAAGCCACAGACCTACCAACCTGGCATGCTGACGTGCAATCCTTTGCTGTTAAAGACCAGACTGGAAAGATCCGGGCTTACTTTTATTTAGATCCCTATGCTCGGCCTGGTAAACGTGGCGGAGCCTGGATGGATGACGCTCGTGGACGTAGAGAATTGCCCAATGGAGAAATCCAGATACCAGTAGCTTATTTGGTATGTAACTTTGCGCCACCAGTCAAAGTGGATGGCGTATTACGCCAACCGACCATTACTCATGATGATGTCATTACCCTCTTCCATGAAAGTGGTCATGGTTTACATCATCTCCTGACACAAGTGAGTGCCCTAGGTGTATCAGGCATCAATGGGGTTGAGTGGGATGCTGTGGAATTACCAAGTCAGTTTATGGAAAACTTCTGCTGGGAATGGGAAGTGCTCGAGAAAATGACTGCGCATGCACAAACAGGCAAGCCACTACCACGTGAGCTCTTTGACAAAATCCTCGCTGCCAAGAATTTCCAAAATGGTTTAGCGACCTTACGTCAAATTGTGATGTCTTTAACAGACTGGCGATTACATTCCAGCTTTGATGCAAAAGCAGCCAAAGGGCATGCAGTACTCGATGTTTCTAGGTCTATTGCTGATGAGTACAACATCATTCCGCAGCCTGAAGTCTCTCGCTGGATTAATTCTTTCAGTCATATCTTTGCTGGTGGCTACGCCGCTGGTTATTACAGCTATAAATGGGCCGAGGTTTTATCTGCTGATGCCTACTCAGCCTTCGAGGAAGCCTCCAAGCTAACTGGCAGCGTGCTGGATGTCAAGACCGGAACACGTTACCGAGAGGAGATTCTGGAAGTGGGTGGAAGTCGTCCAGCTGCTGAATCCTTTAAAGCATTCCGGGGCAGAGAACCCAGTATTGATGCGCTACTTCGGCATGGTGGTTTGGCTTAG